In Vigna unguiculata cultivar IT97K-499-35 chromosome 3, ASM411807v1, whole genome shotgun sequence, a single genomic region encodes these proteins:
- the LOC114175417 gene encoding 11-beta-hydroxysteroid dehydrogenase 1B-like — protein sequence MAFFHGMLNVLVPALSLAILLLILPPFLLFKILRFIVRSISREDVAGKVVLITGASSGIGEHLAYEYAKRGARLALVARRENRIKEVAGNAKLLGSPDVITIPADVSRPQDCQRFVDSTINHFGRLDHLVNNAGINALSMFEDTTDITNFAPVMDINFWGSAYSTYFSIPHLRQSKGKIVAVASCNGWLPVPKMSIYNASKAAVISLYETLRTELGRDIGITIVTPGLIESEMSQGKILSNDGKMVFDQQIRDMHVGVMPIRSVTEAAKAIVNSVCRGDSYLTEPAWFTTTFYWQVCFPEMLGFFNRSSLTSESSEEDPATSKKVLDLKFLKKYINPKSVRSPNIKPN from the exons ATGGCTTTCTTTCATGGAATGTTGAACGTTCTCGTTCCCGCTCTAAGCCTGGCTATTCTGCTACTCATTTTACCACCCTTTCTGTTATTCAAGATTCTCCGCTTCATCGTAAGATCAATTTCTAGAGAGGATGTAGCAGGAAAAGTGGTACTCATCACTGGAGCATCCTCGGGGATAGGCGAG CACCTTGCGTATGAGTATGCTAAAAGAGGGGCGCGTCTAGCACTTGTTGCCAGAAGAGAAAATCGAATCAAAGAAGTTGCCGGCAATGCCAAATTGCTTGGATCCCCAGATGTAATCACCATTCCTGCTGATGTTTCAAGACCCCAAGATTGCCAACGATTCGTTGACTCAACAATCAACCACTTTGGACGAT TGGATCATTTGGTGAACAATGCTGGAATAAATGCTCTCAGCATGTTTGAGGACACCACTGATATCACTAACTTTGCACCCGTAATG GACATTAACTTCTGGGGTTCTGCGTATAGCACTTACTTTTCAATCCCCCACCTCAGACAAAGCAAAGGCAAGATCGTAGCGGTAGCTTCTTGTAATGGATGGTTGCCTGTTCCGAAGATGAGTATCTACAAT GCCAGCAAAGCAGCAGTTATCAGCCTATATGAGACTCTGAGAACTGAATTGGGAAGAGACATAGGAATAACTATAGTCACTCCAGGACTGATAGAGTCAGAAATGTCTCAAGGGAAGATCCTATCCAACGATGGCAAGATGGTTTTTGAtcaacaaataagagat ATGCATGTTGGTGTGATGCCCATAAGATCAGTGACAGAAGCTGCCAAAGCAATTGTGAATAGCGTTTGCCGTGGGGACTCCTACTTGACCGAACCAGCTTGGTTTACGACAACGTTCTATTGGCAGGTATGTTTCCCTGAAATGTTAGGGTTTTTTAACCGCTCATCACTAACTTCGGAGTCTTCTGAGGAGGATCCAGCTACCAGCAAGAAGGTCCTTGATCTTAAATTCTTGAAGAAATATATAAACCCCAAGTCAGTGAGGAGTCCCAATATCAAACCCAACTAA